Within the Vagococcus carniphilus genome, the region AGCAAAATTATTAATCGTTCCACCGGGGATAATTCCTAGAGGAACTGTTTTTGAGGATTGTATAAAAGCTGTTCCAACAATATTTAATGTACCATCTCCTCCAATAGCAATAAGTCCATCAATTGTTTTCATGGATTCTTTTATCATTGTAACAGCTTCTTTTGCATTTTTAGCTGTTAAAAATATTGAGTCTATTTGATTGTCTTTTAACATATTTTTGACATATTTCGCCGTTTCTTCCGATTTTCCATCACCAGCATTGGCATTGTAAAAAATACCATAAAGCTCCATTTCTATCACCTACTCTATATTTTCCTACATGATACGCCAACTTTTCTGATACTTCAAGGAAGACGAAAAAAGACAGACGTACTAAACGTCTGCCTGACTCTCTTTTACCAATAATTGATAACTTTCTAAACCTAAATCATCTTTAGTTTCAACTACTTTGAAACCTTTTTTCTTATAAAAACTCAATGCATTTTTATTTTGTAATAAACATTTTAAAGATATGTCCTCATTAGGAAAATCAAGCTCTATTTTTCCTAATAGCGCACTACCAACACCACTTTTTTGCAGAGCTGTATCTATAAAAAGAAAATGAATAAACGTGTCAGGTTCATAGAGTGTTAAAAATCCAACTAACTGTTCCTCTTCATAGGCAAGATAAGCCAGTTCAACATCAATCATTTTAACAAATGAATCTAAATCGATTCTAGACTCTTTTTGCCAAACAAAAGCTTTCTCTAAAGTATTATTATACAACTGACACAGCTCTATTAACTGTTCACTTGATAATTTATTAAATGCATATTTTTTTATTTCTATGTACTTCATCTCCCAAAATGATTATAAACCAAAGTCATCAAACTTCCCTAGCGTATGAACATTCTCTGAAATACTCACAAAGCTATTTGGGTCGCCTTCTTCTATTGCTTCTTCTAATTGATGCAATTCATAACGAGTGATAACAGTAAGTAATACTGTTTTCTTACGATGGTCGTAA harbors:
- a CDS encoding GNAT family N-acetyltransferase encodes the protein MKYIEIKKYAFNKLSSEQLIELCQLYNNTLEKAFVWQKESRIDLDSFVKMIDVELAYLAYEEEQLVGFLTLYEPDTFIHFLFIDTALQKSGVGSALLGKIELDFPNEDISLKCLLQNKNALSFYKKKGFKVVETKDDLGLESYQLLVKESQADV